DNA sequence from the Ruminococcus albus 7 = DSM 20455 genome:
GCTGCCGGCTCATGGCAGGGGGCTCTGGTGTTTCTTGGGATAGGTGCAGGCGGAGGATTTGTCATGCTTTACGATAACTACAAGAAATATCTGAAAAAATATCTTGACGGACTTGCTGATAAAAAACGATGAGTCCGACTTTGGTATGCAGATGATATGATGTTTAGCCGCAGGGGCTGTTCGGGCTTTTGCGGCTATTTTTAGGGACAGCGATATGAGTTATAAAATGACTGGCAATAGCTGCAGCTCTGATTGAAAAATAATGAAAGGCTGTGTATATAATGGGCGAGATAATGCGACTTGACAAGCTGGTGGCTTCCCAGTTTGCTGATATTTCAAGGGCGGATGTTAAAAAACTCTGCCTTAAAAAGAAGATAATGGTCAACGGCAAGCTTATGGCAAGGTCTGATGCTAAGGTGGATACCGATGATGAGATCATAATAGACGGCAGGAAGCTGACATATAAGAAGCATATCTATATAATGCTGAATAAGCCTGCAGGAGTGGTTTGTTCGACGAAGGAAGGTGCCAGTACGACTGTACTTGACCTGGTGCCCGATGAACTTCGCAGGGACGGATTGTTTCCCGCAGGACGGCTGGATAAGGATACCGAGGGATTCGTACTGATAACCGATGACGGTGAGCTGAGCCACAGGGTGCTGTCACCGAAGACTCATGTTCCGAAAACCTATTTCGTAAGGCTCGAAAAGCCATGGGAAGACAGCTATAAGGATATTATGGCTGCGGGTATGACCATTGACGGTCTGCATGAGGGAGATTCCGAGGAAAAATGTCAGCCGGCGCAATTTTTGGCATCTGACGAAAACGTTTGCGAATGTACCCTCATTATTCATGAAGGAAAGTTCCATCAGGTGAAACGTATGTTTGAAAAGCTTGGCAACAAGGTGGTGTACCTGAAGCGTGTCGCGATAGGTGAAATGCCGTTGGATAGGGGCTTAGAGCTTGGTGAGTGTTTGGAAATAATGCACAAAGATGTTGAAAAGTTATTGGCACGAAAATAGGCTAATTGGAAAATAATTCCAGTGCTTCATGCATTTTCGTTAATATACCTAAAGTAACTCGCTAAAGTTTAGTTAAAAAAACTCTTGCTACTTAGATTAAAATTTGATATGATATATGTGTACTGATTCGGGTATAAGTGTGACCATGTCCGAGTTTGAAGAAATATTCAATAGGGAGGTTCTTTTTAATGGCAAGCGTATCATTAAGAGAAATTTATAAGAAGTATGCCGGCGGCGTTATCGCTGTTTCCGACTTCAACATTGAGATCAAGGATAAGGAATTCATAATCCTGGTAGGCCCTTCCGGCTGCGGTAAGTCTACAACACTGAGAATGATCGCAGGTCTGGAGGAGATCAGTGAAGGTGAGCTGTACATCGGTGACAGACTTGTAAACGATGTAGCACCTAAGGACAGAGATATCGCAATGGTTTTCCAGAACTACGCTCTGTATCCTCACATGACCGTATTTGAGAACATGGCATTCGGTCTGAAGCTGAGAAAAGTCCCCAAGGACGAGATAGCAAGAAAGGTTGAAGAAGCTGGTAGAATCCTCGACATCTCTCACCTGCTGGACAGAAAGCCTAAGGCTCTTTCCGGTGGTCAGAGACAGCGTGTGGCTCTGGGTAGAGCTATCGTTCGTGAGCCTCAGGTATTCCTGCTTGACGAGCCTCTTTCCAACCTGGATGCTAAGCTGAGAGCTCAGATGAGAACCGAGATCTCCAAGCTGCATAAGAAGCTGGGTACAACATTCATCTACGTAACACACGATCAGACCGAGGCTATGACCATGGGTGACAGAATCGTTGTTATGAAGGATGGTTACATCCAGCAGATCGATACACCTACAAACCTCTACAACAATCCTGTTAACCAGTTCGTTGCAGGCTTCATCGGTTCACCTCAGATGAACTTCATCGATGCTAAGCTTCTGAAGCAGAACGGTAAGTATGTTGTTGAGTTCGGTTCTGAGGATACCAAGACCTCCAAGGGCGTTAAGTACCAGGTAGAGGTTCCTGAGTCCAAGGCTGATCCCGAGGCACTTGAGCCCCTGGTAGATCAGGAAGTTGTACTCGGTGTAAGACCTGAGTGCATCCACGATGAGGAGATGTTCATCTCTGCTGCTAAGACAGGTATCATCAATGCTACTGTTGAAGTAACAGAAATGATGGGTGCTGAGACTTATCTGTATCTGACTTGCGAGGGTATCAACCTGACTGCAAGAGTATCGCCCAGATCTACTGCTAGACCTCAGGACGAGATCCAGGTAGCTCTTGATCCTAACAGAATCCACATCTTCGACAAGGAGACTGAGAAGGCTGTT
Encoded proteins:
- a CDS encoding pseudouridine synthase, which produces MGEIMRLDKLVASQFADISRADVKKLCLKKKIMVNGKLMARSDAKVDTDDEIIIDGRKLTYKKHIYIMLNKPAGVVCSTKEGASTTVLDLVPDELRRDGLFPAGRLDKDTEGFVLITDDGELSHRVLSPKTHVPKTYFVRLEKPWEDSYKDIMAAGMTIDGLHEGDSEEKCQPAQFLASDENVCECTLIIHEGKFHQVKRMFEKLGNKVVYLKRVAIGEMPLDRGLELGECLEIMHKDVEKLLARK
- a CDS encoding ABC transporter ATP-binding protein: MASVSLREIYKKYAGGVIAVSDFNIEIKDKEFIILVGPSGCGKSTTLRMIAGLEEISEGELYIGDRLVNDVAPKDRDIAMVFQNYALYPHMTVFENMAFGLKLRKVPKDEIARKVEEAGRILDISHLLDRKPKALSGGQRQRVALGRAIVREPQVFLLDEPLSNLDAKLRAQMRTEISKLHKKLGTTFIYVTHDQTEAMTMGDRIVVMKDGYIQQIDTPTNLYNNPVNQFVAGFIGSPQMNFIDAKLLKQNGKYVVEFGSEDTKTSKGVKYQVEVPESKADPEALEPLVDQEVVLGVRPECIHDEEMFISAAKTGIINATVEVTEMMGAETYLYLTCEGINLTARVSPRSTARPQDEIQVALDPNRIHIFDKETEKAVVN